The DNA window GGCCCAGAGCACGAGGTTGTAGCTTCCAGGCGTCAGAGTGCTTGGCACAGTTATGGTGGCAGTGCCGTTGGTACCGCTGGTCACGTTCTCCTGCGCAACTACAGCGCCCTCAGGGGTGACGAACTGGGCTATAACGAAGACGCCAGACTGCGGCGTAGTCTGGCTGGTGCCGTCAGGCGTACCATAGACTGTTGCGCTTATAGTGCCTCCAATTGGCACCGCGCCCATCAGCGGCAGGCTAACGTGTATGCTATATATCATTGGCGTTGAGAGCAGCGCGCTTGGCACCGGGACGTTGAAGTATGGGTTCCTTACCAGCTTGGCGTACTGGCCGGGCTGGTAGGCAACCAGCATATATGGACCCTCGCCTATCACAGCGTTGCCGTAGGTGTTGATGTAGTTGATAGCGTCCGTGTAGGCTTCATGGGCGAAGGTAGTGTTTACCAGGGGCACGCCGCTGAGCTGTTGGACCTCCAGCAGGCCCTCAGGTATGTAGCCCGTCGAGTTATCCTGCTCGAGGTAGCTGAGCACGTGGCTGATATCCGTTGGGTTCACCAGGTTGAGCCAGTCAATTCCCTTGCTGGTGGCCGTGTCCGAGCTCCATGCGGCCTCGCCGTTGGCAACCACCTGGGACATCGCCGTGTAGAGGGGCCACGGCATCATGCCGCCTCCGGGCTCAGCGAAGCCAAGCGGCAGGAAGTCACCTATTGTGATTAGCGCTGCATAAGCAGGGTTGAACCACCAGGCCGTGCTCCAGATCTCTATTGACGTGCTGTTGATCACCTGGAAGCCAACTATCTGCTGCAGGCTGGGGCTGTAGACGGATGATGCATAGGTGTCGAATATTGGGCTGCTGCTCGAGAGGCTCACGTTAGCGGCTATGAGGTACTGCTCTATGATGTCAGCCAGGCTTATGGGCTGGCCGTCAACGAACCTGTCGTACTGCATCAGGGGCGCGAAGTTAACTATCACTGCCACCTTCGCGTAGGTGCCCGAGGGCACGTGGACCACCTGCATGCTGGTGGCGTTGTACATAAGGGCTGACGTGGGCACAGGTACGGTCGCGTTCACGCTGAGGTTAACAAGCTTGTAGGTAATGCCAGCTGGCACTGGGAAGGCGTTGCCAGGTACGTAGTACGTTATTGGCAGGAAGACGCCAGCTGCCGTGGCCACGCTGTAGGAGTCTGTCCACCCTGCCACGGGGTTCATTGAGCCCATGGCCAGGTGCCTAACTCCTATGGTCAGCGTCCCGGACGGCGTCCTAGCGTTGAGGAAGCTGAACGGAGTCATCAGCCCCTCCACGTAGTTCGGCACCAGGCCCGTTACCATGTTGCTGTTGACAAATATCGGTATGAGGCTCATGCCCAGGCCTATCCTTATAGCTGATATAATGCCGTAGTAAGTCATAGTGTTGACGTACTCATAGTACTGCTGCTCCGTTGAGAATTGGCTCTCCGCAAGCCTTAGGCTCAGGTTGTCAATTATGTTAAGCTCCTGGGTCAGCTTGGGCTCCTGTATGTTGGTCGTGTTGACCCCGATGCCCCAGGCCGTGCCGTAGGCGTCGCTGGCCGGCAGGTAGCCGAAAGCTGCCCCGTAGAACTCACCGGGCAGGCTCCAGTCGTAGTACCCGTAGGTGCCTCCCCAGGCCTCTATGAGCACGTTCCAGTCGGTCTCGTTAGGCACCATGCTGTATATGTCGGTTATCTCCTTCTGCAGGTTGCCAGTCACCTCGTAGACCTGGAAGCCGAGGTCCTCGAGCTGCTTTATCAGGAACGTGGCGTAGATGTACCTGACGGTAGTGTCGGTCCTGACGAATACGTATATGACCACGGGCTGGCCGTTGGGGTAGTACCACTGGCCGTTCTTATAGACGTAGCCGTGGGCCGTCAGGGTCTTGTATATAGTCTCATTGGCGTATGAGGGGTCGTAGGTTATGTTCGCGAACCTGTCTGTGACGTTTGAGGTAGTGAGCATCTCGTACTCCCCGCCGTAGACTGATATGGTGGGTATCCCGTAGCCGCCGAGCACGTCGTTAACGAAGTAGCTCCTGTCGACTACGTAGTTCAGCGCGAACCTGACGCTCTGGTAGTAGAACGGGTTGAGGACCTCCTGGCCGCTCGGGTTCTCTATGTACTCTACTGGGTTCAGGAGCACGTCGTAGAACGTCGAAGGCATCTCATAGGCCACAGCGCCGGAGGGCAGCGAGCTTATCTTGTAGGGCGGCAATGCGTAGTCGTAGAAAGCTATGTAGCCGTGGCTGAAGTCCGCTATGCCCTGCGTGTCGGAGCCCACGTAGCTCTTCAGGGTTATAGATGAGACGGGCTGGCCCGTCGCCTGCGCCCTGACAACTCCAAGGGGCAGGAGGACGGCCAGGCCGAAGACTAGGAACAGCGAGGCAACTAAAAGGACCTTCAACGCGTGCCGCATACTACCACGCTAGCTACTTCTGGAGGCCGCGAGGGGATTTATTTGCTAGCTTTTGTGAAGACTATGCACTACCTATTAACTTATCATATAATCAACCAAAACGTCATATAACTTTAAGTAATGCTAGCTCTTTGTAATTATTTGTCTGTAACCTTTTTACGTAACTGCTCGTTATTTTAATCGCTTCTAATCTTTAACGCTATTAAGCAGGCTGAGGCTGTATGACTAATCAATTTTATGAGCTTTTATGCTAACATTAGATCGGAGGCGCCACCGTGAAGTCGATGAGCAGTCGCGAGGTGGAGGAGGCGCCCTGTGAAGCTCCCGCGTCGTGGCTGGGAGCTGTGCTCCCTAACCTAGGCGCGGGGAGGGGTGAGGAGTGATGAGGCCGAGCGGCTAATAGTCGCGAGAGGCGACTATTAGTCACAATGAAGGCCGAACTCTCACAGCCACGCGCATAAGGGCAAAAATCAACCTGTCACGCGCTCCAGCGCTCACCGGAGCCTCTTTTAAGCCTTACGGGCAGGCATTAGCTAGGCGCCTGCAGCCAGGCGACGGCCTTGAAGGTGCTAGTGATAGCCAGCGGAGGCGGCCACACGGGCCACGCAGTTGCGCTTGCCGAGAGGCTGGTTGAGCTTGGGGCCCAGGTTGACTTTGTCGTCCCCAGGGGCGACGGGTGGAGCGAGGGGCAGGTCTCAGCCCTGGGCAGGGTAGTGGCGAGGACCCCTAAGTTCCTCGACCCAGGGGAGGGCCCCTGGCTCGGCGTCCTGAGGGCCCCCTCAGCCCTCCTGAGGGCCTTAGCTGAGGTCCCAGGGGGCTATGATGTTGCCGTGGCCAGCGGGAGCAGCCACAGCATAGCAGCGGGCGCGGCGGCGAGGCTTAAGGGGGCCTCCCTCGTGACCCTTGAGGCCACGGAGAGGTTCCTGGAGCCAAGCAGGGCCGTGAAGGTGCTGTCCCCAATTTCAAGGCTTGTTGCCCTCCAGTGGGAGGAGCAGAGGGCATTCTCCCGCAGGGGGGTCGTGGTGGGCCCCCTCCTCGGCAAAGTCCACTACAGGGTGAGGGACGAGGGGTACGTGCTCGTCACGGCTGGCAGCTACGGCTACAGGAGGCTCTTCGACGCCGCCTCCTCCTCAGCCCTGAGGGGCAGGCTTGTCATACAGACTGGCAGGGTCGACCCAGGCCCCTACAGGGGCGCGGGGGTTAAGGCCTTCAGCTTCGACCCAAACCTTGAGGACTTGATAGCCGGCGCCTCCGCCGTAGTTACGCACTTCGGCAGGACGGCCGTTGAGGCGGCCTGCAAGTACGGGAAGCCCACTGTGCTGGCACCCAACACCGAGTGGGTCTGGATGAGGGACCCGAAGAGGATGAGGGAGGCTGAGATGATGGCAAAGAGGATAGGGGCGGTCCTCCTGCCCCCTGAGGACGTCACCCCCGATGGCGTGGAGAGGGCCGTGGAGGAGGCCATTAACAGGCCGCCGGCCAGCTGCGAGGACGGCTCCATAAGGCTAGCCCAGATAATAACCTCCTGGGCCAATGAGGGGAGGGCGTGAGCATGCTCTTCATAGTGACGGGCGGGGCCGGGTTCATAGGGGGCAGGCTGGTTGACCTGCTCCTCAGCGAAGGCCACTCTGTGATAGTTGTTGACGACCTGTCGACCGGGAGGGCAGAGAACGTGCCCCCTGGTGCCAGGCTCATCGTTGGCGACGTCAGCGATATAGACGTCATGAACAGGGCTGAGACCATGGCCAAGGGAGAGGAGGTCGCCATAGCCCACCTGGCGGCGGTATCCGGCGTCGTTGAGGCCAGGGACAACCCGGTCAGGGCCGTGAGGGCAAACGTGCTGGGCACCGAGGTCGTCCTGGAGGCTGCTAGGAGGCTCGACGCTCACGTCGCCATAGCCAGCAGCGCCGCGGTCTACGGCGACGTTGAGAGGGTGCCAGTGAGCGAGGACGCGCCGCTGAGGCCGAGCAGCCTCTACGGCCTCACCAAGGTGATCTCTGAGCAGCTGGCCCAGCAGGCCTACAGGGACTACGGCGTCAGGTCTGCCCACCTCAGGCTCTTCAACGTCTACGGGCCGAGGATGAGGAGGGGGCCCTACGCCAGCGTAATCTATAACTTCATAGAGGCCGCCCTCAGGGGCCTCAGGCCAGTCATATACGGCGACGGCAGGAGCACCAGGGACTTCGTCTTCGTTGACGACGTCGCGAGGGCCTTTGAGCTAGCTTCAGCCAGGAAGGCCACGGGCCCCATCAACATAGGCACCGGGAGGGAGGTCAGCGTCCTTGAGCTCCTTAACGCTGTAGCCTCGCTGGCCAGGGTCAAGATAGTCCCTGAGTTCAGGGAGCCGAGGCCCGGGGACATAAGGAGGAGCTGCGCTGACATAAGCAGGGCCAGGGAGGTCCTGGGCTGGGAGCCAAGGGTCAGCCTTGAGGAGGGCCTGAGGCTAACAATAGAGTACATGAAGGGCTCAGGACCTTGAGCCCCTCCACTCGTACCTCTTTATTATAAGCTTAGGCAGGGAGAGGAGGCCTGCGACCAGGTATATCGCTATGGCGGCGGGCAGCGGCCTAACCTGCCTGCCAGCCTTTGAGATGGCGCTTACGTAGTAGGCCGCGCTCGGCAGGAACCAGGCGGCCGACCACGCTAAGGTCCAGGTCAGAAGCTGAGGGTGAAGCCTCGCCACAGCGAGTATGCCGAGCCAGGGCGTTAGCAGGTAGCCCCAGGCTGGCATTATTAGGAAGAGCAGAAGGGGCCAGGTGTTCCTAACCCCCCTGAGCGCAGTGAACGTGGCCAGCATGGAGCCCCTCACCCACCTCTCCTTCTGCCTTATGACGGCGGCCAGGGACGTCAGCGGCTCCTCAAGCACCGGGGCCCCCTCGACGAAGGCTATACTCTTGCCCCTCCCCATGAGCTTCGCAGAGAGGTCCAGGTCCTCTGTGGGCGCCCAGGGCGTCCAGAGGCCCACCTCCTCCAGGTCCTCCCTCCTGACGAAGTACCCTGTGCCAGTTATCCAGGCAGAGCCCGCGAAGCCAATTAGGGCCGGCGCCAGCACCCTGTTGTAGAGGGCCATCTCGGCCCCCTGGCCCCTTATGTAGGCCCCAGCGAAGGTCCTCTTAGCCTCGGGGGGCATGACAAGCTCCCTGGGCATCTGGGCGGCCGCGAAGCCCAGGCTGATGGCCCTGACGGCCCTCGATATCATGTCCGGGGGCGCCGCCCCGTCAGCGTCAAGAACCCCTATGACGTCGCCCTCGGCCAGGCTGAAGGCCCTGTTGAGGGCTACCGGCTTGCCCCTCGCCCTCCCGTCGCCGAGGGACAGCTTGACCCTCACCCCGTTTACGGCGGCCTCGGCCCCGTCCACCTTCCTGAGCCCAAGCCTCGCCAGGGGCCCGTCAAGGGTAGGGTCGTCGGGCTCCCCAGCGATTATCACCTCATAGAGGTCCTTTTCATAGTCCTGTGCAAGGAGGGAGTTAACAGTCCTGAGGAGCCTCTCGCCCTCCCTGTACGTCGGAACTATTACTGAGACCCTGGGCCTCTCAGGGAGGTGCTGGGCGGCGCTGAGGGGCCTGCCCCTGGGGAGGCCGTGAAATATTATGACGAGCTCAACCACGAGCGCCAGTCCGACCGTTATTGCGCTCCCTGCGGCGTAGGCCATGAGGGCCTTCGAGGCTGAGAGCGTGAGGTGGATGCTCTGCAGGTACTGGTGGAAGGTGCTTATGATCTGCTGGCTGCTGAGCGTCGTCAGGTCACTCAAAGCAACCCCCTTTCGCCCTCATCTGGGCAGCCTTAAACTTAAAAGCGTTGAGGCCCTTTCGACTAAGCTTAAAAAGGTAGCTATATTATATTAACTAAAAATAAAATAAGGTAGACCGGCGCCCGAGCTGTTATGCCTGCTGGCCGGACTTCAGCTCAGATATCCTCTTGTCTACTGCCCTCAGCTCCTCATCCAGCCACGACCTGAGGTCCTCAAGGTAGAGCCTGTAGGCCTGCAGGCTCCTCAGCTCGGACTCCCTGTCATACACGGGCACCGCTGCCCAGTAGGTCCATCCAGGCCTCTCCCACGGCGGCAGGTACGCGAAGGGCCCGTGCCCAGGCCAGGGTCCTGCCCACGAGCGCCTCCACCAGCCCATATCGCTCACCCGACTCGAATATACGATACAGGCCTATTAAGCTTTTCTGTCGCAGCTCAGGGAAGTCTGAGGGCCAGGTACATGAAAAATATATAGACATGCAGGGCCACAAGCTGGACGGGACTGTATGCAAGCTGCAGGTGGTGCGCCTTGCTTTCAAGGGTCAAGGTGTCCTTTGAGAGCGTGACGAGAGACGACAGGGAGGCCGTGCTATCGATGCTAAGGGGGGCGCCTGAGCTGGCTCACGTGAACATAGAGCCAACCTTTGACAGGTGGCTCAGGGAGGGGCTCTTCATAAAGGCGGTTGACGCGGACAACAGGATAGTCGGCGTTATACATGCCAGGCAGCTCGAGGACTCCTACTGGCTCGAGGGCATAGCCGTTAGCAACGACATAAGGAGGAAGGGGGTGGGGAGGCAGCTGGCCCTCCACGTCATTGAGCTCACGGGGGGCAGGACCTTCAGGGTCATGGCAAGCGAGAGGAACGTGCCCTCGAACGCCCTGGCGCTGTCGCTCGGCTTCAAGGAGGTGGACAGGGTGTACTTCTCTGACGGCGCCTCGTACTCAGCCCCGGAGCTGGCCTCGAGGCTTGGCCTCTCCCAGGGGGGAGCCGACGACCTGCCGGGCCCGGGGTTCGTGGACTCCTGGACCTGGAGGCCGATAGCGCTCTACAGGGGCAGGACCTTCAGGGGCAGCGGGGTCGTAGTGCTTGAGACAGACCCGCCCTTCTTCGCCGCGGGCGACGCTGAGGGCTACAGGAGGTTCTCAAGGCAGAGGGGGAGCTACTCGGAGGCATTCATAGTTTACGAGCTGAGAAAGCCTTAGAGGAACAGCGCCAGAGCCACGGCCCCAACTGCCGCCTGGAGGCACATGAGGCCTATTGTCACGCCGCGCTCCGTGGCCCTGCCCCTGAGGGCCCTCTGGAGCCTCAGCATCACGTGAGTTAAGCTGTAGGACCTGTCGTAGGGAGGGCTCAGGGAGCCGTCGCCGTTTACAACGCCGAAGTTCTCCTTGTAGACGCCGTGGGACAGCCCCCTGACGAAGAGGATAAGCTCAACGTAGTAGAGCAGGTACATGAAGAGGCCGAAGGCAGCTATGTCGCCGAGGACCACTACGCCGGCGTAGTAGGCCCCCACGGCGTACGTCATGGTGTTCCCCGGGAACACCTTGGCTGGGTACCAGTTGTATATTAGGAAGCCCAGGAGGCCGGCCACCATTATGAGGGAGAGGTAGGCCGTCATCCAGAGGCCCTTGGCTATGGCAAAGGCCGCCGTGAAGGAGTACAGCATGACCCCCATGCCTGCCTCGAGGCCGTTGTAGCCGGCTATCATGTTGTAGGCGTTTGAGGCGCCCATAACTCCTATAGGCACTACTACCAGGGGGAAGAGTAGGCCCAGGTATATCTCGTGGAGTATCGGCACGTGGACTATGTACCCGTTGTACTTGGCTATCATGAGGGGCAGGGCCGCCGGTATGGTTGAGAGCACCCTAACGAGGGGCGGTATGCCCTTCTTCCACCCCAGTATGTCATCTAGGAGCCCAATGAGGCCTGTGAGCATGAGCAGGGAGACCATTGAGAAGATGGGCAGGGGCTCGTATGGCGACCCGTTGACGAAGGTGTTTATGGC is part of the Acidilobus sp. 7A genome and encodes:
- a CDS encoding ABC transporter substrate-binding protein codes for the protein MKVLLVASLFLVFGLAVLLPLGVVRAQATGQPVSSITLKSYVGSDTQGIADFSHGYIAFYDYALPPYKISSLPSGAVAYEMPSTFYDVLLNPVEYIENPSGQEVLNPFYYQSVRFALNYVVDRSYFVNDVLGGYGIPTISVYGGEYEMLTTSNVTDRFANITYDPSYANETIYKTLTAHGYVYKNGQWYYPNGQPVVIYVFVRTDTTVRYIYATFLIKQLEDLGFQVYEVTGNLQKEITDIYSMVPNETDWNVLIEAWGGTYGYYDWSLPGEFYGAAFGYLPASDAYGTAWGIGVNTTNIQEPKLTQELNIIDNLSLRLAESQFSTEQQYYEYVNTMTYYGIISAIRIGLGMSLIPIFVNSNMVTGLVPNYVEGLMTPFSFLNARTPSGTLTIGVRHLAMGSMNPVAGWTDSYSVATAAGVFLPITYYVPGNAFPVPAGITYKLVNLSVNATVPVPTSALMYNATSMQVVHVPSGTYAKVAVIVNFAPLMQYDRFVDGQPISLADIIEQYLIAANVSLSSSSPIFDTYASSVYSPSLQQIVGFQVINSTSIEIWSTAWWFNPAYAALITIGDFLPLGFAEPGGGMMPWPLYTAMSQVVANGEAAWSSDTATSKGIDWLNLVNPTDISHVLSYLEQDNSTGYIPEGLLEVQQLSGVPLVNTTFAHEAYTDAINYINTYGNAVIGEGPYMLVAYQPGQYAKLVRNPYFNVPVPSALLSTPMIYSIHVSLPLMGAVPIGGTISATVYGTPDGTSQTTPQSGVFVIAQFVTPEGAVVAQENVTSGTNGTATITVPSTLTPGSYNLVLWAYTPNNILMNPTKVPITVYTPTTTTTTTSTSTTTTTTTTVTTTTSTTTTFTTTTTSTTTTPVTTTPSTTTSTKPAPTVSTTLIVGIVVIVIVIIAVVALLARRK
- a CDS encoding glycosyltransferase — encoded protein: MLVIASGGGHTGHAVALAERLVELGAQVDFVVPRGDGWSEGQVSALGRVVARTPKFLDPGEGPWLGVLRAPSALLRALAEVPGGYDVAVASGSSHSIAAGAAARLKGASLVTLEATERFLEPSRAVKVLSPISRLVALQWEEQRAFSRRGVVVGPLLGKVHYRVRDEGYVLVTAGSYGYRRLFDAASSSALRGRLVIQTGRVDPGPYRGAGVKAFSFDPNLEDLIAGASAVVTHFGRTAVEAACKYGKPTVLAPNTEWVWMRDPKRMREAEMMAKRIGAVLLPPEDVTPDGVERAVEEAINRPPASCEDGSIRLAQIITSWANEGRA
- a CDS encoding GDP-mannose 4,6-dehydratase: MLFIVTGGAGFIGGRLVDLLLSEGHSVIVVDDLSTGRAENVPPGARLIVGDVSDIDVMNRAETMAKGEEVAIAHLAAVSGVVEARDNPVRAVRANVLGTEVVLEAARRLDAHVAIASSAAVYGDVERVPVSEDAPLRPSSLYGLTKVISEQLAQQAYRDYGVRSAHLRLFNVYGPRMRRGPYASVIYNFIEAALRGLRPVIYGDGRSTRDFVFVDDVARAFELASARKATGPINIGTGREVSVLELLNAVASLARVKIVPEFREPRPGDIRRSCADISRAREVLGWEPRVSLEEGLRLTIEYMKGSGP
- a CDS encoding glycosyltransferase family 2 protein — translated: MSDLTTLSSQQIISTFHQYLQSIHLTLSASKALMAYAAGSAITVGLALVVELVIIFHGLPRGRPLSAAQHLPERPRVSVIVPTYREGERLLRTVNSLLAQDYEKDLYEVIIAGEPDDPTLDGPLARLGLRKVDGAEAAVNGVRVKLSLGDGRARGKPVALNRAFSLAEGDVIGVLDADGAAPPDMISRAVRAISLGFAAAQMPRELVMPPEAKRTFAGAYIRGQGAEMALYNRVLAPALIGFAGSAWITGTGYFVRREDLEEVGLWTPWAPTEDLDLSAKLMGRGKSIAFVEGAPVLEEPLTSLAAVIRQKERWVRGSMLATFTALRGVRNTWPLLLFLIMPAWGYLLTPWLGILAVARLHPQLLTWTLAWSAAWFLPSAAYYVSAISKAGRQVRPLPAAIAIYLVAGLLSLPKLIIKRYEWRGSRS
- a CDS encoding DUF5320 domain-containing protein, which encodes MGWWRRSWAGPWPGHGPFAYLPPWERPGWTYWAAVPVYDRESELRSLQAYRLYLEDLRSWLDEELRAVDKRISELKSGQQA
- a CDS encoding GNAT family N-acetyltransferase, coding for MLSRVKVSFESVTRDDREAVLSMLRGAPELAHVNIEPTFDRWLREGLFIKAVDADNRIVGVIHARQLEDSYWLEGIAVSNDIRRKGVGRQLALHVIELTGGRTFRVMASERNVPSNALALSLGFKEVDRVYFSDGASYSAPELASRLGLSQGGADDLPGPGFVDSWTWRPIALYRGRTFRGSGVVVLETDPPFFAAGDAEGYRRFSRQRGSYSEAFIVYELRKP
- a CDS encoding glycosyltransferase 4 family protein produces the protein MLQEALVALISSLVAFGSVVAFEPPWIEVARSRGLVGSDMNKADRRKAAEAGGLWVIVGVALGLLVMEAINTFVNGSPYEPLPIFSMVSLLMLTGLIGLLDDILGWKKGIPPLVRVLSTIPAALPLMIAKYNGYIVHVPILHEIYLGLLFPLVVVPIGVMGASNAYNMIAGYNGLEAGMGVMLYSFTAAFAIAKGLWMTAYLSLIMVAGLLGFLIYNWYPAKVFPGNTMTYAVGAYYAGVVVLGDIAAFGLFMYLLYYVELILFVRGLSHGVYKENFGVVNGDGSLSPPYDRSYSLTHVMLRLQRALRGRATERGVTIGLMCLQAAVGAVALALFL